In one window of Armatimonadota bacterium DNA:
- a CDS encoding Nif3-like dinuclear metal center hexameric protein has translation MRAREVQDLLVALSPPLGGEEGFRFGDPDVETTSILVTWMATCDAIRTAADSDCKLIVCHEDPFFPYSGSGALETSITWRVNRNRMELLSRHAMTVLRAHGTLDRLCVVDEFARAAGLRGDVVADGLARTFTIPETTLVDLARAIKASLGMNRLRVVGDLARRVTKVGVAVGGIGLSSNISFWETLLQHGAEVVLTGESDEYAMRYAVDSDIGIIETTHPISENPGLRRFCDILRREFPGVAVEFYECGVPWEEV, from the coding sequence ATGCGCGCTCGCGAAGTGCAGGATTTGCTCGTCGCATTGTCCCCGCCCCTCGGCGGGGAAGAGGGATTCCGCTTCGGCGACCCCGACGTGGAGACTACCAGCATCCTCGTCACCTGGATGGCGACGTGCGACGCCATCCGAACCGCCGCCGACAGCGACTGCAAGCTCATCGTCTGCCATGAGGATCCGTTCTTCCCCTACAGCGGCTCGGGGGCTCTCGAAACCTCCATTACGTGGCGCGTGAATCGAAACCGCATGGAGCTACTTTCACGCCATGCCATGACCGTGCTGCGCGCGCATGGCACCCTCGACCGCCTGTGCGTCGTTGACGAGTTCGCGCGTGCCGCGGGGCTGCGCGGCGACGTCGTCGCGGACGGCCTGGCACGGACCTTCACCATCCCCGAAACGACCCTTGTTGACCTTGCCCGCGCGATCAAGGCGAGCCTCGGGATGAACCGCCTGCGGGTCGTGGGGGACCTCGCCCGACGCGTCACCAAAGTCGGCGTCGCCGTCGGCGGTATCGGCCTCAGCTCCAACATCAGCTTCTGGGAAACGCTCCTCCAGCACGGCGCCGAGGTCGTCCTCACCGGTGAGAGCGACGAATACGCCATGCGCTATGCCGTGGACAGCGACATCGGGATCATCGAAACCACACACCCCATCAGCGAGAACCCGGGACTGCGGCGGTTCTGCGACATCCTGCGCCGGGAGTTCCCGGGCGTGGCGGTCGAGTTCTACGAGTGCGGCGTGCCCTGGGAGGAAGTGTGA
- a CDS encoding flippase codes for MHRSTHRVAKNTIAQFAARGLEGATNFVVTILLARILGVGPLGTFAFLIIYASLFIFLGTFGLNLLMARDVARRRDQARRYLANALGMALPLAAVIFALQVGIIRLVSSEPLAQVGVYLAAAFAVFHSWELLFVGTFYALERMELETIGIFVEKALLFSAVFALLFTGGGALAVLAAFAAAKAFVVLFYVVLSWRLIGPPLPAADIAMWRRLAAQAWPFSLNILWTAVSFRIHIVLLGLLASQQAAGYFRAGSVLALSLPIFASGLNNALLPLMARAHPDRPESFRFGLERSFTVLSLLGLPMAAGLIALGGPLVRLFYGADFAAAVLVFQLMGATVPLKFATNTIGVALTAADRQPQRTLAVGIGAGISVVLSVALIPALAHTGAAIAAVAGDLAILALVYGYLRRAGYPFSLLGHSARPAVAAAVMGVAVWWMRGIGVLLVIPAGMGIYAAAALAVGAMRRSDIEWLRAALRGAPDDPEAE; via the coding sequence ATGCATCGCAGCACCCACAGGGTCGCCAAGAACACGATCGCTCAGTTCGCGGCACGCGGGCTCGAAGGCGCGACGAATTTCGTCGTCACCATCCTGCTGGCGCGCATCCTCGGGGTGGGCCCTCTCGGCACCTTCGCCTTTCTGATCATCTACGCGTCGCTGTTCATCTTCCTCGGCACCTTCGGTCTCAACCTGCTGATGGCGCGCGACGTGGCACGGCGCCGCGACCAGGCGCGCCGGTATCTCGCGAACGCGCTGGGCATGGCGCTGCCCCTGGCCGCCGTCATCTTCGCTCTCCAAGTCGGCATCATCCGTCTCGTCTCGTCCGAGCCGCTGGCCCAGGTCGGAGTGTATCTCGCCGCGGCTTTTGCGGTCTTCCATTCGTGGGAACTGCTGTTCGTCGGCACGTTCTACGCGTTGGAGCGTATGGAACTGGAGACGATCGGAATTTTCGTCGAGAAGGCGCTGTTGTTCAGCGCGGTATTCGCTTTGCTCTTCACCGGCGGCGGGGCGCTGGCGGTCCTGGCGGCCTTCGCTGCGGCCAAGGCGTTCGTCGTGCTGTTCTACGTCGTCCTGTCGTGGCGGCTGATCGGCCCGCCGCTGCCTGCCGCGGATATCGCGATGTGGCGACGCCTTGCCGCGCAGGCGTGGCCATTCAGCCTCAACATCCTGTGGACGGCGGTATCGTTTCGCATCCACATCGTGCTCCTCGGGCTGCTCGCGTCGCAGCAAGCCGCGGGGTACTTCCGCGCGGGATCGGTGCTGGCATTGAGCCTGCCGATTTTCGCGTCCGGGCTGAACAACGCCCTGCTGCCGCTGATGGCGCGGGCGCATCCCGATCGGCCGGAGTCGTTCCGGTTCGGGCTCGAGCGGTCGTTCACGGTTCTGTCCCTCCTCGGCCTGCCGATGGCGGCGGGGCTGATCGCACTCGGAGGGCCGCTGGTGCGGCTGTTCTACGGCGCGGACTTTGCGGCGGCGGTGCTCGTGTTTCAGCTCATGGGCGCCACGGTGCCCCTCAAGTTCGCGACCAACACGATCGGCGTCGCCCTCACTGCGGCTGACCGGCAGCCACAGAGAACGCTCGCAGTCGGCATCGGGGCGGGAATCAGCGTCGTCCTCAGCGTCGCGCTGATTCCCGCGCTGGCGCATACCGGTGCGGCGATCGCGGCGGTTGCGGGGGATCTCGCCATACTGGCGCTGGTGTACGGCTACCTGCGGCGAGCCGGGTATCCTTTCAGTCTTCTCGGCCACAGCGCGCGGCCCGCGGTTGCCGCGGCGGTGATGGGGGTCGCGGTGTGGTGGATGCGCGGCATCGGCGTACTGCTCGTGATACCGGCCGGGATGGGCATCTACGCCGCCGCCGCGCTGGCAGTGGGTGCGATGCGGCGATCGGATATCGAGTGGCTGCGCGCGGCGCTGCGAGGCGCGCCGGATGACCCGGAGGCCGAGTAG
- a CDS encoding DUF4838 domain-containing protein — protein sequence MLAARVLAVSIFALAVASPSRASGFVIARDGAPQCVIQARGSAAASPADELARYVERIVGAPIPRAGTAPKLVVRVEPALGAAVRLGTAQGRNLVIAGGSEEQTWHAVYRFLYRLGCRWVIPGEIGECIPSRPSLSVEPAAGPYTPSFPLRVIWYAYGNPDGDPNAMPRFDEWARRNCLTRHGGIAHGHNLLSPIPPEEHFDAHPEYYALVQEERRPTQPCTTNPDVIRITADHLLAYFRAHPGANSYSLCVEDNGDFCQCPNCTALDASYRDAEGKELRAVTDRMLVFYNQVAEAVAREFPDKLISIYAYSAMVHPPVREKVHPNLAVFFCATFDPAHSIADPVSESRRVMRQWLARWCAASSHVYLYEYDPIPYVFALHCPLFDANARAMQSYRELGVHGVSFESYKSWASTFPNYYFNAQMLWDSTQNPQALLRDLCGRFFGAAGPAMYDYYHALASAWARNATNPGWGDDNLWRMFPPQLINRMRVSLRHAEAAKLTAVERERVQMVRYAFDFLTGYLAAMPLSREARAADAPGSDQLPIAVGFDYDAALNAGERCVELFDEMLAADNDFVLASPARARFNRRLLAVKQLWPFSSQFLAGYESVMLPDVWRIKLDRQGVGLAERWFAPELDDSAWDTASTLSQWYKQGGERGQWKNLAAWGRARFFVPADWAGRRVRMFVGATDEYGSFYVNGELAYRHPAEEHPDSWAMPFDFDITDYVLPGDENVVAVQCGAEGSLGGVWRPVAVYTAKR from the coding sequence ATGCTTGCCGCACGCGTCCTCGCCGTCAGCATCTTCGCTCTTGCCGTCGCCAGCCCGTCGCGGGCGAGCGGCTTCGTGATAGCCCGGGATGGGGCCCCCCAATGCGTCATCCAGGCCAGAGGCTCCGCGGCCGCCAGCCCTGCCGATGAGCTTGCCCGATACGTGGAGCGTATCGTCGGCGCCCCGATACCGCGCGCGGGGACGGCACCCAAGCTGGTCGTCCGCGTCGAACCCGCACTGGGAGCGGCGGTGCGGCTCGGCACCGCGCAAGGCCGGAATCTGGTCATCGCCGGCGGCTCCGAGGAGCAGACGTGGCACGCGGTGTACCGTTTCCTCTACCGCCTGGGCTGCCGCTGGGTCATCCCCGGCGAGATCGGGGAATGCATCCCCAGTCGCCCGTCGCTTTCGGTCGAGCCGGCGGCGGGCCCCTACACTCCGTCGTTTCCGCTGCGCGTCATCTGGTACGCGTACGGGAATCCAGACGGCGACCCCAACGCGATGCCGCGATTCGATGAATGGGCGCGCCGCAACTGTCTCACCCGGCACGGCGGCATCGCCCATGGCCACAATCTGCTGTCCCCGATTCCGCCGGAGGAGCACTTCGACGCCCATCCCGAGTACTACGCTCTGGTGCAGGAGGAGCGTCGCCCAACGCAGCCGTGCACGACCAATCCGGACGTCATCCGTATCACCGCCGATCACCTGCTTGCCTACTTCCGCGCCCACCCCGGCGCCAACTCGTATTCGCTGTGCGTGGAGGACAACGGCGACTTCTGCCAGTGCCCGAACTGCACGGCGCTGGACGCCAGCTACCGCGACGCGGAGGGCAAAGAGCTGCGCGCGGTCACCGACCGCATGCTCGTGTTCTACAATCAGGTGGCCGAGGCGGTGGCGCGCGAGTTCCCGGACAAGCTCATCTCCATCTACGCCTACAGCGCCATGGTTCACCCGCCGGTGCGCGAGAAGGTTCACCCCAACCTGGCGGTCTTCTTCTGCGCCACCTTCGACCCCGCGCACTCGATCGCGGATCCGGTCTCCGAGTCGCGGCGCGTCATGCGACAGTGGCTGGCGCGCTGGTGCGCGGCGAGCAGCCACGTCTATCTCTACGAGTACGATCCGATTCCCTACGTCTTCGCGCTGCACTGCCCACTGTTCGACGCCAACGCGCGGGCGATGCAGAGCTACCGCGAACTCGGGGTGCACGGCGTTTCCTTCGAATCATACAAGTCCTGGGCGTCCACCTTCCCGAACTACTACTTCAATGCCCAGATGCTGTGGGACTCGACGCAAAACCCGCAGGCGTTGCTGCGCGACCTCTGCGGCAGGTTCTTCGGCGCCGCCGGGCCCGCGATGTACGATTACTACCATGCCCTCGCGTCCGCGTGGGCGCGGAACGCCACGAACCCCGGGTGGGGCGACGACAACCTGTGGCGCATGTTCCCGCCGCAGCTCATCAACCGCATGCGCGTATCCCTGCGCCACGCCGAGGCCGCGAAGCTCACTGCGGTCGAGCGCGAGCGCGTGCAGATGGTGCGCTACGCCTTCGACTTCCTGACCGGTTACCTCGCGGCGATGCCTCTGAGCCGCGAGGCGCGCGCGGCTGATGCCCCAGGCAGCGATCAGCTTCCGATCGCGGTCGGCTTCGACTACGACGCCGCCTTGAACGCGGGCGAGCGCTGCGTGGAGCTGTTCGACGAAATGCTCGCGGCGGACAACGACTTCGTGCTTGCGTCACCGGCGCGCGCACGCTTCAACCGCCGCCTGCTGGCGGTCAAGCAGCTGTGGCCGTTCTCATCGCAATTCCTCGCCGGTTACGAGTCGGTCATGCTGCCCGACGTGTGGCGGATCAAGTTGGATCGGCAGGGCGTGGGGCTGGCGGAGCGGTGGTTCGCGCCCGAATTGGATGACTCCGCGTGGGACACCGCCTCGACGCTGTCGCAGTGGTACAAGCAAGGCGGGGAACGCGGCCAATGGAAGAACCTCGCCGCGTGGGGCCGCGCGCGGTTCTTCGTCCCCGCAGACTGGGCGGGACGGCGGGTGCGGATGTTCGTCGGCGCGACCGACGAGTACGGTTCGTTCTACGTCAATGGCGAGCTTGCGTATCGCCATCCCGCAGAAGAGCACCCGGACTCATGGGCGATGCCGTTCGACTTCGACATCACCGACTACGTGCTGCCGGGAGACGAGAACGTGGTCGCAGTCCAATGTGGCGCCGAAGGCTCCCTCGGCGGGGTATGGCGTCCGGTGGCGGTCTACACCGCGAAGCGCTAG
- a CDS encoding redox-sensing transcriptional repressor Rex: protein MRNESARHDVWHRAPRSICGLVSCATCEHFLEHECSACALGNSKTRHSEGNQCAVYACVKSQGVSSCRECRSDSCLILESDGGVECGLAAQFNGGRNGRSLVQALVDLKSLRSERPAVNVPPRVRQRLPRYLVALNELSREGVQHVASAELALRVGISTALVRKDLSTIGHWGRRSAGYAVEALCRNLRRVAGLAEQRHAAWLGCERLSKYARLIEEFRSVGCIISAAFCHDGRHVGQEVNGLLVRPVEELPDAARTLGLSVAVIATDDNHAEAVAELAVSAGIGAILNLTDKSLAPPRGATVENVSPVRGIVSLLLRTPRGEDSGQVRGEVAERGS from the coding sequence ATGCGGAATGAAAGCGCACGTCATGATGTGTGGCATCGTGCACCCCGCAGCATCTGTGGCCTGGTAAGCTGCGCCACGTGCGAGCACTTCCTGGAGCATGAATGCTCCGCTTGCGCGTTGGGCAACTCGAAGACGCGGCACAGCGAAGGCAACCAATGTGCCGTCTACGCCTGCGTCAAGTCGCAGGGCGTCTCGTCCTGCCGCGAATGCCGGTCGGACTCCTGCCTGATCCTCGAATCCGACGGGGGGGTAGAGTGCGGCCTCGCGGCGCAGTTCAACGGCGGGCGCAATGGCCGGTCGTTAGTGCAAGCGCTGGTGGACCTGAAGTCGCTGCGCAGCGAGCGCCCGGCTGTGAACGTCCCGCCCCGAGTCAGGCAGCGCCTGCCACGATACCTGGTGGCGCTGAATGAGCTGAGTCGCGAGGGCGTGCAACACGTGGCTTCGGCTGAACTGGCACTGCGCGTCGGCATCTCCACCGCGTTGGTGCGCAAGGATCTCTCCACGATTGGCCACTGGGGGCGGCGCAGCGCGGGCTACGCCGTCGAGGCCCTGTGCCGGAATCTGCGTCGCGTCGCAGGCCTGGCCGAGCAGCGCCACGCCGCGTGGTTGGGCTGTGAGCGCCTGTCGAAGTACGCGCGCTTGATCGAGGAATTCCGCAGCGTTGGGTGCATCATCTCCGCCGCCTTCTGTCACGACGGCAGACACGTCGGACAGGAGGTGAACGGCTTGCTCGTCAGACCCGTCGAAGAACTGCCGGATGCGGCGCGAACGCTCGGGCTCAGCGTTGCCGTGATCGCGACGGATGACAACCACGCCGAGGCAGTAGCTGAACTGGCGGTTTCGGCGGGCATCGGCGCCATCCTCAACTTGACCGACAAGTCTCTGGCGCCGCCGCGTGGCGCCACGGTCGAGAACGTAAGCCCGGTGCGCGGGATCGTGTCGCTCCTGCTGCGCACGCCGCGGGGGGAGGACTCCGGTCAGGTGCGAGGCGAGGTCGCCGAGCGCGGTTCGTGA
- a CDS encoding acetylxylan esterase, whose translation MARARNFSNTEYFNRMCARQRPALAFSGKTKAEWRAWRRKLAARLRQLLGDFPRPVPLRPEVVEREDLGDVIREKVVFDSERDMSVPAYVLIPKSRKRGERLPAVLSCHGHGVGKAFPAGVDQSLGEYRDHAVLLALRGYVTMAPDWRRFGERADDPEHYRGRDPCNVNFIKGSLLGVNLLALDIWDAMRCLDYLERRPEVNPDRIGTAGNSFGGTMSMVTAAVDDRVKCAIVSCYLNTFEQFAIRQGNFCGSQYLPGLRKWAELADVCGLISPRPLLIIAGKQDEGFPFHATMKAYRQLRRIYAAAGASDRLDLDAFDGGHRFNPDKALPWFDRWLKGEA comes from the coding sequence ATGGCGCGAGCCCGGAATTTCTCCAACACCGAGTACTTCAACCGGATGTGCGCGCGGCAGCGTCCGGCGCTGGCGTTCAGCGGGAAGACGAAGGCCGAGTGGCGCGCGTGGCGACGCAAGCTCGCGGCGCGCCTGCGCCAGTTGCTCGGCGACTTCCCCAGGCCGGTGCCGCTGCGCCCGGAAGTCGTCGAGCGCGAGGACCTTGGCGACGTCATCCGCGAGAAAGTCGTCTTCGACTCCGAACGCGATATGTCCGTGCCTGCGTACGTCCTGATTCCGAAAAGCCGTAAGCGCGGCGAGCGCTTGCCCGCCGTGCTGTCGTGTCACGGCCACGGCGTGGGCAAAGCATTCCCGGCCGGCGTGGACCAATCCCTGGGCGAATACCGCGATCACGCCGTGCTTCTTGCTCTGCGCGGGTATGTCACGATGGCGCCGGACTGGCGCCGGTTCGGCGAGCGCGCCGACGACCCCGAGCACTACCGCGGCCGCGATCCGTGCAACGTCAACTTCATCAAGGGCTCGCTACTCGGGGTCAATCTGCTCGCTCTCGATATCTGGGATGCCATGCGCTGTCTGGACTACCTCGAGCGGCGACCTGAAGTCAACCCCGACCGCATCGGCACCGCCGGCAACTCCTTCGGCGGCACCATGTCTATGGTCACCGCCGCCGTTGACGACCGCGTGAAGTGCGCCATCGTCAGTTGCTACCTCAATACGTTCGAGCAGTTCGCGATCCGCCAGGGCAACTTCTGCGGCTCGCAATATCTGCCCGGCCTGCGCAAGTGGGCGGAACTCGCGGATGTCTGCGGCCTCATCTCCCCCAGGCCGCTGCTCATCATCGCGGGCAAGCAGGACGAGGGCTTTCCATTCCATGCCACGATGAAGGCGTACCGCCAACTCCGCCGCATCTACGCCGCCGCGGGCGCGAGCGATCGGCTCGACCTCGACGCGTTCGACGGTGGCCACCGCTTCAATCCCGACAAGGCGCTGCCGTGGTTCGACCGGTGGTTGAAAGGCGAGGCGTGA
- a CDS encoding tetratricopeptide repeat protein, whose amino-acid sequence MNPTSPSCASGRRWLALWVALGYLCLFTLHDTAHAAKSTFTLQSARGKVELQVGGKGAWVALKRGTREASPGDRIRTGADSSVYIVTDDGARVAVGPKTEVVLREPDKPRGWRVVVGRILAAITGPRQLEVRAPAAVAAAEGTTFQVEVSEDGTTVLTVVEGTVAFFNDAGSVTVQDSQQSTAQVGQAPTRPIVVDPSSLIAWEANLRTLIIELECPQVSTDPAQLEQELNQRQGAVEQRPENPAARAALAEVLLDVGRAEEALAQAEQAVGLAPDRKALRGVLGYALLRAGRPDEARAEFVVAAEAEPDSARWQVGLALVALGQRNAEPAVESLQRAARLARDDPRPHAYLVAAHLRAGDLQQAAASAAEAVRLGPDDYLANTYLAYVRLAQGQPEDAIAAGRKAAQAAPQSALAHEALGTALLFAGDFAQARHELESAVEFNPLSAGAHLTLAKLMAAEDELEPALQQAQVAVALNPQSAPARSTLGLLFLLNNDPHRAGAQFQQALAADPSLSEARTGWGAVLLKRGRLREALDQQKAAVSLDTDSASAHANLGGVYASLGQMSLAVEHLGRAIELQPGWGLPYANLALVHLEQNRFREALDAGERAVALGELSPFVHTVLARIYMRQGRSARALAELRQAVALDEQYPQARFQLAQLYLAQDRSRDAVREILTAVTTDPSAMLETRRYARSENTLSGGSYDRLHYDVRHSDQADEGRLSYFASGLLDDSDGFRAVNQDGSEKFLEVIAGQQAEPTRQVVFFGTLLDRKGGLPGPVTATSIGDGDDRQGFLGYDA is encoded by the coding sequence ATGAATCCCACATCGCCCTCTTGTGCAAGCGGCCGTCGTTGGCTCGCACTGTGGGTAGCCTTGGGCTATCTGTGTCTTTTCACTTTGCACGACACGGCGCATGCAGCGAAGTCAACGTTCACGCTCCAATCGGCGCGTGGTAAAGTCGAGCTTCAGGTCGGCGGCAAGGGGGCGTGGGTTGCGCTGAAGCGGGGCACACGAGAAGCGTCGCCGGGCGACCGCATCCGCACCGGTGCCGACAGCTCCGTTTACATCGTGACCGACGACGGAGCGCGCGTCGCGGTGGGCCCGAAGACCGAGGTCGTTCTACGCGAGCCGGACAAGCCCCGCGGGTGGCGGGTCGTCGTAGGGCGGATCCTCGCTGCCATCACCGGCCCGCGGCAACTGGAGGTGCGCGCGCCGGCCGCAGTCGCTGCTGCGGAAGGCACGACATTCCAGGTTGAGGTGAGCGAGGACGGCACGACCGTGCTCACCGTGGTCGAGGGCACAGTCGCGTTCTTCAATGACGCGGGCAGCGTCACGGTGCAGGATTCACAGCAAAGCACGGCGCAGGTTGGCCAGGCGCCGACGCGCCCGATCGTCGTTGACCCGTCGAGTCTCATCGCGTGGGAAGCCAACCTGCGCACTCTAATCATCGAGCTGGAGTGCCCTCAGGTCAGCACCGACCCCGCGCAGCTCGAGCAAGAGCTGAACCAGCGGCAAGGCGCTGTGGAGCAACGTCCCGAAAACCCGGCGGCACGCGCCGCGCTGGCCGAAGTGCTGCTCGATGTGGGCCGTGCCGAGGAGGCGCTGGCGCAGGCGGAGCAGGCCGTTGGGCTCGCGCCGGACCGGAAGGCGCTCCGCGGTGTCCTGGGCTACGCGTTGCTGCGGGCAGGCCGTCCGGACGAGGCCCGCGCGGAGTTCGTGGTCGCAGCAGAGGCCGAGCCGGACAGTGCCCGGTGGCAGGTCGGGTTGGCGCTTGTCGCTCTGGGGCAACGTAATGCGGAACCTGCCGTGGAGTCATTGCAGCGCGCCGCACGTTTGGCGCGGGATGATCCGCGGCCCCATGCGTACCTGGTCGCTGCACACCTGCGGGCAGGCGACCTGCAACAAGCGGCGGCCTCGGCTGCCGAGGCCGTTCGTCTCGGGCCCGATGACTACCTTGCCAACACGTATCTTGCCTACGTCCGCCTCGCACAGGGACAGCCGGAGGACGCCATTGCGGCCGGCCGCAAAGCGGCGCAGGCGGCTCCACAATCAGCCCTTGCGCACGAAGCATTGGGGACCGCCCTGCTTTTCGCCGGGGACTTTGCGCAGGCGCGGCATGAGCTGGAGAGTGCGGTCGAGTTCAATCCTCTCTCGGCCGGCGCACACCTGACGCTTGCCAAACTGATGGCGGCGGAAGACGAACTCGAGCCCGCGCTCCAGCAGGCGCAAGTGGCGGTGGCGCTCAATCCGCAGAGCGCTCCGGCGCGCAGCACTTTAGGATTGCTGTTCCTGTTAAACAACGACCCACACCGCGCCGGCGCGCAGTTCCAGCAGGCGTTGGCTGCGGATCCGAGTCTCTCAGAGGCGCGCACGGGTTGGGGCGCGGTATTGCTCAAGCGCGGCCGCTTGCGCGAAGCGCTCGACCAGCAGAAGGCTGCGGTGTCGCTCGATACCGACTCGGCGTCGGCTCACGCGAATCTCGGCGGCGTGTACGCGTCGCTGGGCCAGATGAGCCTGGCCGTGGAGCATCTCGGCCGCGCCATCGAGCTGCAGCCCGGCTGGGGGCTCCCTTACGCGAACCTCGCCCTGGTGCATCTGGAGCAGAATCGCTTCCGCGAAGCGCTCGACGCGGGCGAACGGGCAGTAGCGCTCGGCGAGCTGTCGCCCTTCGTGCACACGGTGCTGGCGCGGATCTACATGCGCCAGGGCCGCAGCGCTCGCGCGCTTGCCGAACTGCGGCAGGCGGTGGCGCTGGATGAGCAATACCCGCAGGCGCGTTTCCAGCTCGCACAATTGTATCTGGCGCAGGATCGGTCTCGCGATGCCGTACGGGAGATACTCACCGCGGTGACTACTGATCCATCCGCGATGCTCGAGACGCGGCGCTATGCCCGGAGTGAGAACACTCTGTCCGGCGGAAGCTACGACCGCCTTCATTACGACGTGCGGCACAGCGACCAGGCCGACGAAGGGCGTTTGAGCTACTTCGCCAGCGGCCTGCTGGACGACAGCGACGGCTTCCGCGCCGTGAACCAGGATGGCTCGGAGAAGTTCCTGGAGGTGATCGCCGGGCAGCAGGCCGAGCCGACGCGGCAGGTCGTCTTCTTCGGCACGTTGTTGGATCGCAAAGGCGGCTTGCCGGGCCCCGTCACGGCTACCTCGATCGGAGACGGCGACGATCGCCAGGGTTTCCTGGGCTATGACGCGG
- a CDS encoding adenylate/guanylate cyclase domain-containing protein, whose amino-acid sequence MLLILLAPWLTFIEVRALDVLYALAPTRQPDPRVEIIDIGDDPAPYEYLRDPRDSPTDGCEVPREAYAEAVRRLNRWGAGVIAFDLMFRRRCEYEDDELAAAFRQAGNVIVAATTQTRPGAVGLQDPVPPLQDAVWAVGSPVAHQPNETVRSVPLVVRDHDTGREYLALSLLAFQRFMGVKPSETRLSEGRWLLTAGRKVPLLTGERISLLPLGVASDADDSEQSAIAAVEVVRGSDVELIPGLKTWNSLLVNWAGPQGTIRPHGLSEVLAIDDDARGRELFEGKAIIIGREEWDVHWTAMGAMPGLEVQGNALQTLLSGAFIRPMSPWAMLAVTALFAFATASGVRWLRGARAVGVVFVLTVAAVILARQLLVQQGIWMYVFYCALGIWLAWGMTTVAESDKVTALLGRFVPSFMGKAEAPRLGEVRTLDASILFSDIRGYSSTAEQLSAADTLTMLHSYHSAVEDIIAEHGGTIVKTPGDAVLAVFWQERKGVSHAACALRAGREILADLPVHAREWEAAGVRLEIGVGINAGPVAIGLVGKRHLEPTVIGDPVNVAQRLEDLTKSLGYPLIFSESVHERLGEDVEATCLDEVILKGRKTPIRVYGWVCPENLGQMPERGADRGNKESSE is encoded by the coding sequence GTGCTCTTGATCCTGCTTGCGCCGTGGCTCACGTTCATCGAAGTGCGCGCGCTGGATGTGCTATATGCGCTGGCACCGACGCGTCAGCCCGACCCCCGTGTCGAGATCATTGATATCGGCGATGACCCCGCACCGTACGAGTACCTGCGCGACCCGCGCGATTCGCCGACTGATGGCTGCGAGGTGCCCCGGGAGGCATATGCAGAGGCGGTGCGGCGTCTGAACCGATGGGGCGCGGGGGTGATCGCATTCGACCTGATGTTCCGCCGCAGGTGCGAATACGAGGACGATGAGCTTGCGGCTGCCTTCCGTCAGGCGGGCAACGTCATCGTGGCGGCGACGACGCAGACCAGGCCGGGGGCTGTCGGGCTGCAAGATCCGGTGCCTCCCCTTCAAGACGCCGTGTGGGCCGTCGGCTCACCGGTAGCGCATCAGCCCAACGAAACCGTGCGATCCGTGCCCCTGGTGGTGCGCGATCACGACACCGGGCGGGAATACCTGGCGCTGTCCCTACTGGCGTTCCAGCGATTCATGGGCGTCAAGCCCTCGGAAACGAGGCTCAGCGAGGGGCGCTGGCTATTGACCGCCGGACGCAAGGTGCCGCTGCTGACAGGCGAGCGCATCAGCCTGCTGCCGTTGGGTGTGGCGAGCGACGCCGACGACTCTGAGCAGAGCGCCATCGCCGCGGTCGAAGTCGTGCGCGGCAGCGACGTCGAGCTGATCCCGGGGCTGAAGACGTGGAATAGCCTGCTGGTCAATTGGGCGGGGCCGCAAGGGACGATTAGGCCTCATGGGCTGAGCGAAGTGCTCGCCATTGACGACGACGCGCGGGGGCGCGAGTTGTTCGAGGGCAAGGCTATCATCATCGGCCGCGAGGAGTGGGACGTGCACTGGACCGCCATGGGCGCCATGCCTGGTCTGGAAGTCCAGGGGAACGCGCTGCAGACCCTGCTGTCCGGAGCATTCATCCGCCCCATGTCCCCGTGGGCCATGTTGGCGGTGACGGCCCTGTTCGCCTTTGCGACCGCGTCGGGCGTACGGTGGCTCAGAGGAGCGCGCGCCGTCGGCGTTGTCTTTGTACTCACGGTGGCGGCGGTGATCCTGGCGCGTCAACTCCTGGTGCAGCAGGGCATCTGGATGTACGTGTTCTACTGCGCGCTGGGCATCTGGCTTGCGTGGGGCATGACGACGGTCGCCGAAAGCGACAAGGTGACGGCGTTGCTCGGGCGGTTCGTGCCGTCGTTCATGGGCAAGGCTGAGGCGCCGCGCCTGGGCGAGGTGCGCACGCTGGACGCGTCCATCCTGTTCTCGGACATCCGCGGCTACTCGAGCACCGCCGAGCAGTTGTCCGCTGCGGACACGCTGACGATGCTGCATTCCTACCACTCGGCGGTCGAGGACATCATCGCCGAGCATGGGGGCACGATCGTGAAGACGCCCGGCGATGCGGTGCTCGCCGTGTTCTGGCAGGAGCGAAAAGGCGTCAGTCACGCGGCCTGTGCCCTGCGCGCGGGCCGAGAGATCCTCGCCGATCTGCCGGTGCATGCCCGCGAGTGGGAAGCTGCGGGGGTGCGGCTGGAGATCGGGGTCGGCATCAACGCGGGGCCGGTGGCCATAGGTCTGGTGGGCAAGCGTCATCTGGAACCGACCGTGATCGGGGACCCCGTCAACGTGGCGCAGCGCCTCGAGGATCTGACGAAGAGCCTGGGCTACCCGCTCATCTTCAGCGAGAGCGTGCACGAACGACTTGGTGAAGACGTCGAGGCCACCTGTCTCGACGAGGTCATTCTGAAGGGCCGGAAAACGCCAATCAGAGTCTACGGGTGGGTGTGCCCGGAGAACCTGGGTCAGATGCCCGAGCGGGGCGCTGACCGCGGCAATAAGGAGAGCAGTGAATGA